A window of Argopecten irradians isolate NY chromosome 14, Ai_NY, whole genome shotgun sequence contains these coding sequences:
- the LOC138308210 gene encoding uncharacterized protein isoform X2 produces MIHRKQRARDSMKNCESETRAMYIASIQVTFPHVHVGPSSIVQQPWELFLTDTMSSNPSYNTYDVPDMPSLNYQTNERSSSISTEGSCISSSSFRPLTAKKSNDRYSCVLIIVAIFLAVFCVALAICVAILFLNLEQLRTELWQTKVDSKDQKVCLFCDELTMSPFEDENAFKRELEVTSDESGAMVCCACNARESKVMFDLLFKKKNKIACIEEANAAQTSCNKTTLPGTGLMGRSSAHLHIGVQNTGLRNDHENEPIRNWRSDDPTAHIEGMNLSNDRLIVNTTGLYVVYSQVYFSTYIPPTTPTSSSVLYHYVYRYNVIYPNSGNQLLMKSVRTLNLDPVTSHSDHTSYTSATVRLTVGDEIYVKVSNLSLVSRSEKASFLGMVQVA; encoded by the exons aaagCAGCGAGCGAGAGATTCGATGAAAAATTGCGAAAGCGAAACTAGGGCAATGTATATAGCCAGCATTCAAGTTACCTTTCCGCATGTCCACGTAGGTCCTTCCAG CATAGTCCAACAGCCTTGGGAACTCTTCCTAACAG ACACCATGTCTTCCAATCCATCCTACAATACTTATGATGTCCCCGATATGCCGAGCTTGAATTATCAGACAAACGAGAGATCCTCGAGTATCTCGACGGAGGGATCATGTATCAGTTCGAGTTCATTCCGGCCTCTTACTGCAAAGAAATCAAATGACCGGTATTCCTGTGTCCTAATTATCGTCGCCATTTTCCTCGCTGTTTTTTGCGTTGCCCTGGCCATATGTGTAGCGATTTTATTCCTTAATTTAGAACAACTTCGCACAGAACTCTGGCAAACGAAAGTCGACTCGAAAGACCAGAAGGTGTGTCTTTTTTGTGACGAACTAACCATGTCCCCATTTGAGGATGAAAATGCTTTTAAACGGGAACTGGAAGTGACGTCAGATGAGAGCGGTGCTATGGTGTGCTGCGCGTGTAACGCAAGGGAGTCCAAGGTCATGTTCGATCTG ttattCAAGAAAAAGAACAAGATTGCATGCATTGAAG AGGCGAACGCGGCCCAGACTAGCTGTAACAAGACCACACTTCCTGGTACAGGCCTGATGGGACGCTCCTCCGCTCACCTCCATATTGGTGTCCAAAATACGGGACTCAGGAATG ATCATGAAAACGAGCCCATTAGGAACTGGCGATCGGATGATCCCACAGCTCACATAGAGGGGATGAACCTATCCAATGATAGACTGATCGTGAATACGACTGGCCTATACGTTGTGTACAGTCAGGTCTACTTCTCTACCTACATTCCTCCTACTACCCCTACGTCCAGCAGTGTACTGTACCATTACGTGTACCGGTACAACGTCATTTACCCCAACTCAGGAAACCAACTACTCATGAAGAGCGTCCGGACGTTGAACCTTGACCCCGTGACGTCACATAGCGACCACACGAGTTACACTTCGGCGACGGTACGTCTGACCGTTGGTGATGAGATCTACGTGAAAGTGTCAAACTTGTCTTTGGTGTCACGTTCAGAAAAAGCAAGCTTCCTAGGCATGGTACAGGTAGCGTGA
- the LOC138308210 gene encoding uncharacterized protein isoform X1 yields the protein MKNCESETRAMYIASIQVTFPHVHVGPSSIVQQPWELFLTDTMSSNPSYNTYDVPDMPSLNYQTNERSSSISTEGSCISSSSFRPLTAKKSNDRYSCVLIIVAIFLAVFCVALAICVAILFLNLEQLRTELWQTKVDSKDQKVCLFCDELTMSPFEDENAFKRELEVTSDESGAMVCCACNARESKVMFDLLFKKKNKIACIEEANAAQTSCNKTTLPGTGLMGRSSAHLHIGVQNTGLRNDHENEPIRNWRSDDPTAHIEGMNLSNDRLIVNTTGLYVVYSQVYFSTYIPPTTPTSSSVLYHYVYRYNVIYPNSGNQLLMKSVRTLNLDPVTSHSDHTSYTSATVRLTVGDEIYVKVSNLSLVSRSEKASFLGMVQVA from the exons ATGAAAAATTGCGAAAGCGAAACTAGGGCAATGTATATAGCCAGCATTCAAGTTACCTTTCCGCATGTCCACGTAGGTCCTTCCAG CATAGTCCAACAGCCTTGGGAACTCTTCCTAACAG ACACCATGTCTTCCAATCCATCCTACAATACTTATGATGTCCCCGATATGCCGAGCTTGAATTATCAGACAAACGAGAGATCCTCGAGTATCTCGACGGAGGGATCATGTATCAGTTCGAGTTCATTCCGGCCTCTTACTGCAAAGAAATCAAATGACCGGTATTCCTGTGTCCTAATTATCGTCGCCATTTTCCTCGCTGTTTTTTGCGTTGCCCTGGCCATATGTGTAGCGATTTTATTCCTTAATTTAGAACAACTTCGCACAGAACTCTGGCAAACGAAAGTCGACTCGAAAGACCAGAAGGTGTGTCTTTTTTGTGACGAACTAACCATGTCCCCATTTGAGGATGAAAATGCTTTTAAACGGGAACTGGAAGTGACGTCAGATGAGAGCGGTGCTATGGTGTGCTGCGCGTGTAACGCAAGGGAGTCCAAGGTCATGTTCGATCTG ttattCAAGAAAAAGAACAAGATTGCATGCATTGAAG AGGCGAACGCGGCCCAGACTAGCTGTAACAAGACCACACTTCCTGGTACAGGCCTGATGGGACGCTCCTCCGCTCACCTCCATATTGGTGTCCAAAATACGGGACTCAGGAATG ATCATGAAAACGAGCCCATTAGGAACTGGCGATCGGATGATCCCACAGCTCACATAGAGGGGATGAACCTATCCAATGATAGACTGATCGTGAATACGACTGGCCTATACGTTGTGTACAGTCAGGTCTACTTCTCTACCTACATTCCTCCTACTACCCCTACGTCCAGCAGTGTACTGTACCATTACGTGTACCGGTACAACGTCATTTACCCCAACTCAGGAAACCAACTACTCATGAAGAGCGTCCGGACGTTGAACCTTGACCCCGTGACGTCACATAGCGACCACACGAGTTACACTTCGGCGACGGTACGTCTGACCGTTGGTGATGAGATCTACGTGAAAGTGTCAAACTTGTCTTTGGTGTCACGTTCAGAAAAAGCAAGCTTCCTAGGCATGGTACAGGTAGCGTGA
- the LOC138308210 gene encoding uncharacterized protein isoform X3 translates to MFTLYPGVSSTVYRNTHAHRYVTDTMSSNPSYNTYDVPDMPSLNYQTNERSSSISTEGSCISSSSFRPLTAKKSNDRYSCVLIIVAIFLAVFCVALAICVAILFLNLEQLRTELWQTKVDSKDQKVCLFCDELTMSPFEDENAFKRELEVTSDESGAMVCCACNARESKVMFDLLFKKKNKIACIEEANAAQTSCNKTTLPGTGLMGRSSAHLHIGVQNTGLRNDHENEPIRNWRSDDPTAHIEGMNLSNDRLIVNTTGLYVVYSQVYFSTYIPPTTPTSSSVLYHYVYRYNVIYPNSGNQLLMKSVRTLNLDPVTSHSDHTSYTSATVRLTVGDEIYVKVSNLSLVSRSEKASFLGMVQVA, encoded by the exons ATGTTTACATTATACCCCGGTGTCAGTTCTACTGTATATCGTAATACACATGCACATCGGTACGTCACAG ACACCATGTCTTCCAATCCATCCTACAATACTTATGATGTCCCCGATATGCCGAGCTTGAATTATCAGACAAACGAGAGATCCTCGAGTATCTCGACGGAGGGATCATGTATCAGTTCGAGTTCATTCCGGCCTCTTACTGCAAAGAAATCAAATGACCGGTATTCCTGTGTCCTAATTATCGTCGCCATTTTCCTCGCTGTTTTTTGCGTTGCCCTGGCCATATGTGTAGCGATTTTATTCCTTAATTTAGAACAACTTCGCACAGAACTCTGGCAAACGAAAGTCGACTCGAAAGACCAGAAGGTGTGTCTTTTTTGTGACGAACTAACCATGTCCCCATTTGAGGATGAAAATGCTTTTAAACGGGAACTGGAAGTGACGTCAGATGAGAGCGGTGCTATGGTGTGCTGCGCGTGTAACGCAAGGGAGTCCAAGGTCATGTTCGATCTG ttattCAAGAAAAAGAACAAGATTGCATGCATTGAAG AGGCGAACGCGGCCCAGACTAGCTGTAACAAGACCACACTTCCTGGTACAGGCCTGATGGGACGCTCCTCCGCTCACCTCCATATTGGTGTCCAAAATACGGGACTCAGGAATG ATCATGAAAACGAGCCCATTAGGAACTGGCGATCGGATGATCCCACAGCTCACATAGAGGGGATGAACCTATCCAATGATAGACTGATCGTGAATACGACTGGCCTATACGTTGTGTACAGTCAGGTCTACTTCTCTACCTACATTCCTCCTACTACCCCTACGTCCAGCAGTGTACTGTACCATTACGTGTACCGGTACAACGTCATTTACCCCAACTCAGGAAACCAACTACTCATGAAGAGCGTCCGGACGTTGAACCTTGACCCCGTGACGTCACATAGCGACCACACGAGTTACACTTCGGCGACGGTACGTCTGACCGTTGGTGATGAGATCTACGTGAAAGTGTCAAACTTGTCTTTGGTGTCACGTTCAGAAAAAGCAAGCTTCCTAGGCATGGTACAGGTAGCGTGA
- the LOC138308210 gene encoding tumor necrosis factor ligand superfamily member 6-like isoform X4: MSSNPSYNTYDVPDMPSLNYQTNERSSSISTEGSCISSSSFRPLTAKKSNDRYSCVLIIVAIFLAVFCVALAICVAILFLNLEQLRTELWQTKVDSKDQKVCLFCDELTMSPFEDENAFKRELEVTSDESGAMVCCACNARESKVMFDLLFKKKNKIACIEEANAAQTSCNKTTLPGTGLMGRSSAHLHIGVQNTGLRNDHENEPIRNWRSDDPTAHIEGMNLSNDRLIVNTTGLYVVYSQVYFSTYIPPTTPTSSSVLYHYVYRYNVIYPNSGNQLLMKSVRTLNLDPVTSHSDHTSYTSATVRLTVGDEIYVKVSNLSLVSRSEKASFLGMVQVA, from the exons ATGTCTTCCAATCCATCCTACAATACTTATGATGTCCCCGATATGCCGAGCTTGAATTATCAGACAAACGAGAGATCCTCGAGTATCTCGACGGAGGGATCATGTATCAGTTCGAGTTCATTCCGGCCTCTTACTGCAAAGAAATCAAATGACCGGTATTCCTGTGTCCTAATTATCGTCGCCATTTTCCTCGCTGTTTTTTGCGTTGCCCTGGCCATATGTGTAGCGATTTTATTCCTTAATTTAGAACAACTTCGCACAGAACTCTGGCAAACGAAAGTCGACTCGAAAGACCAGAAGGTGTGTCTTTTTTGTGACGAACTAACCATGTCCCCATTTGAGGATGAAAATGCTTTTAAACGGGAACTGGAAGTGACGTCAGATGAGAGCGGTGCTATGGTGTGCTGCGCGTGTAACGCAAGGGAGTCCAAGGTCATGTTCGATCTG ttattCAAGAAAAAGAACAAGATTGCATGCATTGAAG AGGCGAACGCGGCCCAGACTAGCTGTAACAAGACCACACTTCCTGGTACAGGCCTGATGGGACGCTCCTCCGCTCACCTCCATATTGGTGTCCAAAATACGGGACTCAGGAATG ATCATGAAAACGAGCCCATTAGGAACTGGCGATCGGATGATCCCACAGCTCACATAGAGGGGATGAACCTATCCAATGATAGACTGATCGTGAATACGACTGGCCTATACGTTGTGTACAGTCAGGTCTACTTCTCTACCTACATTCCTCCTACTACCCCTACGTCCAGCAGTGTACTGTACCATTACGTGTACCGGTACAACGTCATTTACCCCAACTCAGGAAACCAACTACTCATGAAGAGCGTCCGGACGTTGAACCTTGACCCCGTGACGTCACATAGCGACCACACGAGTTACACTTCGGCGACGGTACGTCTGACCGTTGGTGATGAGATCTACGTGAAAGTGTCAAACTTGTCTTTGGTGTCACGTTCAGAAAAAGCAAGCTTCCTAGGCATGGTACAGGTAGCGTGA